In a genomic window of Candidatus Firestonebacteria bacterium RIFOXYD2_FULL_39_29:
- a CDS encoding 6-phosphofructokinase, whose product MSEKTRRIGVLTGGGDCPGLNAVIRAVVKSANNIGWTVIGIKKGFEGLMHPRNAEILDAHDISGILNIGGTILGTTNRGDPFKYSVTKNGKTTCTDRSDDAAKGFKKLKLDALVCIGGDGTLSIAKQLADKGIPLVGVPKTIDNDLSATVITFGFDTAVSTATDALDKLHSTAESHQRVMVVEVMGRYAGWIALNSGIAGGADIILIPEIPFDMNKVCEKVIARYKMKRNFCIVVVAEGAKPKGGGMFTKDSDTKGRVEVLLGGIAEWVAKEIHSKTGKETRSLVLGHLQRGGNPTTFDRLLATRFGAAAIRTLKENKFGEMVCLRPPHVISVPLIEAIGKMKSVPLDSDEIVTGRNMGISFGD is encoded by the coding sequence ATGAGTGAAAAGACAAGAAGAATAGGAGTGCTAACCGGCGGAGGGGATTGTCCCGGTCTTAATGCTGTTATAAGAGCAGTGGTAAAAAGCGCGAACAATATCGGCTGGACGGTTATCGGAATAAAAAAAGGTTTTGAAGGACTTATGCATCCAAGGAACGCCGAGATCCTTGACGCGCATGATATCAGCGGCATTTTAAATATCGGCGGCACGATTTTAGGCACCACAAACAGAGGGGATCCCTTTAAATATTCCGTTACAAAAAACGGAAAAACAACCTGCACTGACAGATCCGACGACGCTGCCAAAGGTTTCAAGAAACTAAAGCTCGATGCACTTGTCTGCATCGGCGGTGACGGCACCTTGTCGATAGCAAAACAACTTGCAGACAAGGGAATACCTCTAGTCGGAGTTCCAAAGACCATCGACAATGATCTGTCCGCAACGGTTATTACCTTCGGTTTTGATACTGCCGTAAGCACCGCCACTGACGCGCTTGACAAGCTTCACTCCACCGCAGAAAGCCACCAGAGAGTAATGGTCGTTGAGGTCATGGGCAGGTACGCGGGTTGGATTGCGCTTAACTCAGGAATTGCAGGAGGCGCGGATATTATTCTTATTCCGGAAATTCCTTTCGATATGAATAAAGTTTGCGAAAAAGTTATAGCCCGGTACAAAATGAAACGGAACTTCTGCATTGTAGTCGTAGCCGAAGGCGCGAAGCCAAAAGGCGGCGGCATGTTCACAAAAGACTCCGATACTAAAGGGAGAGTGGAAGTGCTTCTTGGCGGAATAGCAGAATGGGTAGCAAAAGAAATCCACAGTAAAACCGGAAAGGAAACAAGAAGCCTGGTACTCGGACATCTGCAAAGAGGAGGAAATCCCACAACTTTCGACAGACTGCTGGCAACGAGATTCGGAGCCGCAGCAATCCGGACTCTTAAGGAAAATAAGTTCGGAGAAATGGTATGCTTAAGACCTCCGCACGTTATTAGCGTTCCTCTTATTGAAGCCATAGGAAAAATGAAATCCGTTCCTCTCGACTCCGATGAAATAGTCACCGGAAGAAATATGGGCATAAGTTTTGGGGATTAA